A region of Spongiibacter tropicus DSM 19543 DNA encodes the following proteins:
- a CDS encoding oligopeptide/dipeptide ABC transporter ATP-binding protein — translation MTAPLLSLRKLSCHFRQGRDYLAAVDDVSLDIFAGEVLALVGESGSGKSTLGRLIAGLEEPSFGEMRFQGQSLAGRRGLKHQRGAIQMVFQDSYASLDPRMRIVDSLAEPLRDVRLPPDALRKRIDSWLDRVGLGARFADRFPHELSGGQRQRAGIARAFIAEPKLVICDEAVSALDVSVQAQVLSLLRDIQRDSGTAMLFITHDLAVLPSLADRIAVMYLGELLELGTTAALINAPMHPYTRQLLAAHPEPNLDAPLALPVRTGASELPLPLSRDRGCRFANRCPYVDDPCRLTPPVSIEKGAGHFAACHRLTEIEAVAASGGFD, via the coding sequence ATGACCGCGCCACTGCTTTCTTTGCGAAAACTGAGTTGTCATTTTCGGCAGGGCCGTGATTACCTGGCGGCCGTGGATGATGTCAGTCTCGACATATTTGCCGGAGAAGTTCTGGCGCTGGTCGGGGAGAGTGGTTCCGGTAAATCCACGCTGGGCCGTTTGATTGCTGGCCTCGAGGAGCCATCGTTTGGCGAAATGCGGTTTCAAGGTCAGTCTCTGGCCGGGCGGCGTGGACTCAAGCATCAGCGTGGTGCCATTCAAATGGTATTTCAGGATAGTTACGCAAGCCTGGATCCACGTATGCGCATTGTCGACAGTTTGGCGGAGCCCTTGCGCGATGTTCGGCTTCCGCCCGATGCACTGAGAAAGCGGATCGATAGCTGGTTGGATCGCGTTGGTCTGGGGGCACGATTTGCGGACCGCTTTCCCCACGAATTGTCCGGAGGGCAGCGGCAGCGCGCCGGCATTGCGCGGGCATTTATTGCCGAGCCGAAACTGGTGATTTGCGATGAGGCGGTGTCGGCACTGGATGTATCGGTTCAAGCACAGGTTTTGTCCCTGTTGCGCGATATCCAGCGGGATAGTGGAACAGCCATGCTGTTTATTACCCACGATCTGGCCGTACTTCCCAGTTTGGCTGACCGCATTGCCGTGATGTATCTCGGTGAGTTGTTGGAGTTGGGGACGACCGCAGCACTGATTAACGCGCCTATGCACCCTTACACCCGACAGTTGCTGGCCGCGCATCCCGAACCGAACCTGGATGCGCCGTTGGCATTGCCGGTCAGAACCGGCGCCTCGGAGCTGCCTCTGCCGCTGAGTCGCGATCGTGGCTGTCGTTTTGCCAATCGCTGTCCCTATGTCGACGACCCATGCCGTTTGACGCCACCTGTCAGTATTGAGAAGGGCGCCGGGCATTTTGCCGCCTGTCATCGCCTGACTGAGATTGAAGCAGTGGCAGCTTCCGGGGGCTTCGATTAG
- a CDS encoding AMP-binding protein produces the protein MRTYWYVNNKNANEGATLSEQQQQIAETINAARKRLDLATDVDLQQFSSLVDMFDYCVSSYTNNPAVSCLGYTLSYGDLDRLSAQFASYLQQHSGLQPGDRIAIQMPNILQYPVVLFGALRAGMIVVNTNPLYSERELKHQLNDSGAKAVVVLANIAKTAEAVVPDTGVETVIVTEVADLHPPLKRTLINGVLRHVRKEVPAVSFRKSIPLRKALAQGKSGNYQKAQPKAEDLALLQYTGGTTGVSKGAMISHLNLMANVLQSQANFTSYNLGIGKETFIAPLPLYHIYSFMLAFLVMLEGNHSVLIPNPRDLNSVIKEMKRWKWSGMSGINTLFVQLCKHPEFASLDFSALKVTLSGGMALTHGAAHEWKKMTGAEIYEGYGLTETSPVVSVNPGKGNQVGTIGIPLPGTDIRLVDDDGNDVGVGDRGELCVRGPQVMMGYWQRPDETDKTIIDGWLHTGDVAVVQEDGFLKIVDRKKDMILVSGFNVYPNEIEDVLSEHPNIAECAAIGVPDEKSGEVVKIFVAPKEGSIDESELKAFLRDRLTGYKMPRYIEVRDELPKTNVGKVLRRTLRDEELAKRAAK, from the coding sequence ATGCGCACGTACTGGTATGTGAATAACAAGAACGCTAACGAGGGGGCCACCTTGTCTGAGCAGCAACAGCAAATTGCCGAAACAATCAACGCCGCGAGAAAACGGCTGGACCTGGCGACGGATGTCGACCTCCAGCAGTTTTCCAGTCTGGTGGATATGTTTGACTACTGCGTAAGCAGCTATACGAATAACCCTGCCGTGAGCTGTCTGGGGTACACCCTCAGCTACGGCGATCTGGACCGTCTGTCGGCGCAATTTGCCAGCTATCTGCAGCAGCATAGTGGCCTGCAGCCCGGCGATCGCATTGCCATTCAGATGCCCAATATCCTTCAGTATCCGGTAGTGCTGTTCGGTGCATTGCGCGCGGGGATGATCGTGGTTAACACGAACCCGCTATACAGCGAGCGCGAGCTCAAACACCAACTGAACGACTCCGGCGCGAAGGCGGTTGTCGTGCTGGCCAATATCGCAAAAACCGCTGAGGCGGTGGTGCCGGATACTGGCGTGGAAACCGTCATTGTGACGGAAGTGGCCGATCTGCATCCGCCACTGAAGCGCACACTCATTAATGGTGTCTTGCGTCACGTGCGTAAAGAAGTGCCTGCTGTCAGCTTCCGCAAGTCTATCCCGTTGCGTAAAGCGCTGGCGCAGGGCAAATCTGGCAATTACCAAAAAGCACAGCCCAAGGCAGAAGATCTGGCGCTGCTGCAGTACACCGGCGGCACGACTGGTGTGTCGAAAGGAGCCATGATCAGTCACCTGAATTTGATGGCCAATGTGCTGCAAAGTCAGGCGAATTTCACCAGCTACAACCTCGGCATCGGCAAAGAAACCTTTATTGCACCGCTGCCGCTGTATCACATTTACTCTTTCATGCTGGCGTTCCTGGTCATGCTTGAGGGTAACCACTCGGTATTGATTCCCAATCCTCGTGACTTGAACAGCGTTATCAAGGAAATGAAACGCTGGAAGTGGAGCGGCATGAGTGGCATCAATACGCTGTTTGTTCAGCTTTGTAAGCATCCTGAATTTGCCAGTCTGGACTTCTCTGCGCTTAAGGTGACACTGTCGGGCGGTATGGCGCTGACCCACGGGGCTGCCCACGAGTGGAAGAAAATGACCGGTGCGGAAATCTACGAGGGCTATGGTCTGACCGAGACGTCCCCGGTGGTTTCTGTAAACCCCGGCAAGGGCAATCAGGTTGGTACGATTGGTATTCCCTTGCCCGGCACAGATATTCGTCTGGTTGATGACGACGGCAATGACGTGGGCGTGGGTGATCGTGGTGAACTCTGCGTGCGGGGTCCACAGGTCATGATGGGCTACTGGCAGCGTCCTGACGAGACCGACAAGACCATTATCGACGGCTGGCTCCACACGGGTGATGTAGCGGTGGTGCAGGAAGATGGTTTCCTGAAAATCGTCGATCGTAAGAAAGACATGATTTTGGTGTCGGGCTTCAACGTTTATCCCAACGAAATCGAAGACGTGCTCAGCGAGCATCCGAATATTGCTGAGTGTGCAGCGATTGGTGTGCCCGACGAGAAATCTGGCGAAGTCGTTAAAATCTTTGTGGCGCCTAAGGAAGGCAGCATTGATGAAAGCGAACTGAAAGCGTTTTTGCGTGATCGTCTGACGGGCTATAAAATGCCGCGCTATATCGAAGTGCGCGACGAGCTGCCCAAGACCAATGTGGGTAAAGTGCTGCGCCGTACACTTCGCGACGAGGAACTGGCCAAGCGCGCTGCCAAATAA
- the hrpA gene encoding ATP-dependent RNA helicase HrpA produces the protein MSVIDWKALNTRIAQACYRPDQFALKRKLAQLQRRKDEHIEAPLNALCERIEASVQRLSERRARLPSVSYPDLPVSERLDDIREAIASHQVVVIAGETGSGKTTQLPKLCLEMGRGVNGMIAHTQPRRLAARTVAQRIADELQTPLGEAVGYQVRFQDQSSANSYIKLMTDGILLAEIAKDRFLNNYDTVIIDEAHERSLNIDFLLGYLKTLLPKRPDLKVIITSATIDVERFSAHFDNAPVIEVSGRSFPVEYRYRPLEELTQDQDLGIAVELVLRELMAEGAQRSGDTLVFLSGERDIREVAKHLRHAQLPGAEVLPLYARLSNAEQQRIFDLNGRRGWRVVLATNVAETSLTVPGIRYVIDAGTARISRYSVRSKVQRLPIEPISQASANQRAGRCGRVAEGIAYRLYSEEDFERRPLFTEPEIQRTNLAAVILQMLQLGLGDIRRFPFVDAPDGRLIRDGFASLAELGAVDGERMTTLGRALARFPVDPRIARLIMAAAERHCLREMLIIASALSIQDPRDRPADKQQAADEKHRRFWQDGSDFLAYLALWDYAEEQRQSLTANQWRRLCQKEFLSWSRMREWREVHYQLVLMCRQLTLTMNKDAADYESLHRALLTGFLGQIAFKTENREYLGARNRKLRIFPGSSQAKKSPKWIVAAELAETSQLFARCVGKIEPEWVFGINDSLLKRQYSEPHWHSRSGRVMAYERTLLYGLALRERHRVHYGPIDPVISREILIRQGLVEGRYRGSAEFFKHNQALRRDILDMEDKARRRDMLISDEEFYAFYDERLPVGITTGKQLESWLKKSAADTSLRMSMAQMMRSDAGVDGAQFPDQISCGDYQLKLSYHFAPGHADDGVSVSVPLGLLAKVPEGRFDWLVPGLLRDKCIALVKALPKAQRKQLVPVPDYVDRALTRLAPSDDALLPALAARLEQISEARIDVASWAMAPVDDFYRMNIIVLDDAGRRLAGGRDIRALREQLAVEVQKSIAEESQGGFEPRRYREWVFDQLPVEHQFRQAGATLTAYPCLRDLGDEVELGLAETLEEAELQSERGVLRLLLLRLPSQCKAARTTLFRDNTAQLQFAACGVQRRDWIEAGLLLTARQVFLAGDSVLPRTAEQFDACWQAGRAGFVPQLELTSAMLSDILAAQADIRRRLKKLNSLSWFHSITDIQQQLDGLFPDDFMTRAAPENLANYPRYLAAIQERIDKLDGHYQRDRQCTLTIAPMQDALNDVLSASPGLWRQSALLRDYRWMLEEFRVSLFAQRLGTSQPVSEKRLKQQWQAVTKALGLPQR, from the coding sequence ATGTCTGTCATTGATTGGAAAGCACTGAACACGCGCATAGCCCAAGCGTGCTATCGCCCGGACCAGTTTGCCCTGAAGCGCAAGTTGGCGCAGTTACAGCGCCGAAAAGATGAACATATTGAGGCTCCCCTCAACGCACTGTGTGAGCGCATTGAGGCCTCTGTACAGCGCCTCAGCGAGCGTCGGGCGCGATTGCCGTCTGTCAGCTATCCTGATTTGCCGGTCAGCGAGCGGCTGGATGATATCCGTGAGGCTATTGCCAGTCATCAAGTGGTGGTGATTGCCGGAGAAACCGGTTCTGGGAAAACCACGCAGCTGCCCAAGCTTTGTCTGGAAATGGGTAGAGGCGTGAATGGCATGATTGCGCATACTCAGCCGCGCCGCCTGGCGGCACGTACTGTGGCACAGCGTATCGCCGATGAGTTGCAAACCCCGCTGGGTGAGGCCGTGGGTTATCAGGTGCGCTTCCAGGACCAAAGCTCGGCGAACAGCTATATCAAATTGATGACCGATGGGATTTTGCTGGCAGAGATTGCCAAGGATCGTTTCCTCAATAATTACGACACTGTCATTATCGACGAGGCCCACGAGCGCAGCCTGAACATCGACTTTCTCCTGGGGTATTTGAAAACCCTGCTGCCCAAACGTCCTGATCTCAAAGTCATCATTACGTCTGCCACGATCGACGTGGAGCGCTTTTCGGCGCATTTCGATAATGCGCCAGTGATTGAAGTATCTGGGCGCAGCTTTCCTGTGGAATACCGCTACCGGCCGCTGGAGGAGCTGACGCAGGATCAGGACTTGGGTATTGCTGTTGAGTTGGTGCTCAGGGAATTGATGGCGGAGGGTGCGCAGCGCAGCGGCGATACGCTGGTGTTTTTGAGCGGTGAGCGCGATATTCGCGAGGTCGCCAAACATTTGCGCCACGCGCAACTTCCCGGGGCTGAAGTGCTGCCCTTGTATGCGCGACTCAGCAATGCTGAGCAGCAGCGCATCTTTGACCTCAATGGTCGCCGCGGCTGGCGTGTGGTGTTGGCTACGAACGTTGCGGAAACCTCGCTGACAGTGCCGGGCATCCGCTATGTCATTGATGCCGGGACGGCGCGCATCAGTCGCTACAGTGTTCGCAGCAAGGTGCAGCGCCTTCCGATTGAGCCGATTTCCCAGGCCAGTGCGAACCAGCGGGCCGGGCGCTGTGGGCGGGTTGCCGAGGGGATTGCCTATCGGCTGTATAGCGAAGAGGACTTTGAGCGGCGGCCGTTGTTTACCGAGCCAGAGATTCAGCGGACAAACCTCGCGGCGGTGATTTTGCAGATGCTGCAGCTGGGTTTGGGCGATATTCGCCGGTTTCCCTTCGTGGATGCACCAGATGGGCGGCTGATTCGCGATGGTTTTGCATCGCTGGCAGAACTGGGCGCGGTCGATGGTGAGCGCATGACGACGCTAGGGCGTGCGCTGGCTCGTTTCCCTGTCGATCCGCGTATTGCCCGCCTGATTATGGCGGCTGCTGAGCGTCACTGCTTGCGCGAAATGTTGATTATCGCCAGCGCGCTGAGTATTCAAGACCCCCGCGATCGGCCGGCGGATAAACAACAAGCAGCGGACGAAAAACATCGCCGATTCTGGCAGGACGGGTCTGACTTCCTCGCGTATCTGGCACTGTGGGATTACGCCGAAGAACAGCGCCAGAGCTTAACAGCCAATCAATGGCGGCGCCTGTGTCAGAAGGAGTTTTTGAGCTGGTCGCGTATGCGGGAGTGGCGCGAGGTACACTACCAGCTGGTGTTGATGTGTCGACAGCTCACGTTGACGATGAACAAAGACGCGGCCGACTACGAAAGCCTGCACCGGGCCTTGCTGACCGGGTTTCTTGGGCAAATTGCCTTCAAAACCGAAAACCGGGAATACCTTGGTGCGCGCAATCGTAAATTGCGGATTTTTCCCGGCTCATCACAGGCGAAAAAATCTCCCAAGTGGATAGTGGCCGCCGAGTTGGCGGAAACCTCCCAGCTGTTCGCCCGCTGTGTTGGGAAAATCGAGCCAGAGTGGGTGTTTGGCATTAACGACAGCCTGCTCAAACGCCAGTATTCAGAGCCTCACTGGCATAGTCGCAGCGGCAGGGTGATGGCGTATGAACGTACGCTGCTTTACGGCTTGGCACTGCGCGAGCGTCACCGGGTGCACTATGGGCCCATTGACCCGGTTATCAGCCGGGAAATTCTGATTCGGCAGGGGTTGGTAGAAGGGCGCTATCGGGGCAGTGCTGAATTTTTCAAACACAATCAGGCGCTGCGCCGCGACATTCTCGATATGGAGGACAAGGCTCGTCGGCGAGACATGCTGATTTCCGACGAGGAGTTTTATGCTTTCTATGATGAGCGGCTTCCTGTAGGCATTACGACGGGGAAGCAGCTGGAGTCTTGGCTGAAAAAATCCGCCGCGGATACCTCGCTGAGAATGTCGATGGCCCAGATGATGCGCAGCGATGCGGGTGTCGATGGGGCGCAGTTCCCCGATCAAATTTCCTGCGGCGATTATCAATTGAAGCTGAGTTACCACTTTGCGCCCGGTCACGCCGACGACGGTGTCTCGGTCTCGGTGCCGCTGGGCCTGCTGGCGAAAGTGCCTGAGGGACGGTTTGACTGGCTGGTTCCCGGGTTGTTGCGGGATAAATGTATTGCTCTGGTCAAGGCGCTGCCCAAGGCACAGCGCAAGCAGTTGGTCCCGGTGCCAGACTATGTGGATCGCGCACTCACACGGTTGGCGCCCAGTGACGACGCTCTTTTACCGGCGCTGGCGGCACGACTCGAGCAGATCAGTGAGGCGCGTATCGATGTGGCGAGTTGGGCAATGGCGCCGGTCGATGACTTTTATCGCATGAATATTATTGTGCTCGATGACGCCGGCAGGCGTTTGGCGGGTGGACGTGATATTCGCGCATTGAGAGAGCAATTGGCTGTCGAGGTGCAGAAGAGTATTGCAGAGGAGAGCCAGGGCGGCTTCGAACCGCGGCGGTATCGCGAGTGGGTGTTTGATCAGCTGCCGGTAGAGCATCAATTCCGGCAGGCCGGTGCCACGTTGACAGCGTATCCGTGCCTGCGCGACTTGGGTGACGAGGTCGAGCTGGGGCTTGCCGAAACCCTGGAAGAGGCTGAGCTGCAAAGCGAGAGGGGAGTGCTGCGCTTGTTGCTATTGCGCCTGCCGTCGCAGTGCAAGGCGGCAAGGACTACGCTGTTTCGCGATAATACGGCCCAGTTGCAGTTCGCGGCCTGCGGTGTACAGCGCAGGGACTGGATTGAAGCCGGTTTATTGCTGACAGCGCGACAGGTATTTCTGGCGGGGGACAGCGTGCTGCCGAGAACTGCCGAGCAGTTTGATGCCTGTTGGCAGGCGGGAAGGGCCGGGTTTGTTCCTCAGCTGGAGCTGACCTCGGCAATGCTTTCCGACATTTTGGCCGCCCAGGCGGATATTCGCCGGCGTCTGAAAAAACTCAACAGCCTGAGCTGGTTTCACAGTATTACGGATATTCAGCAACAGCTCGATGGCTTGTTCCCGGATGACTTTATGACGCGCGCGGCACCGGAAAATCTGGCGAATTACCCGCGTTACCTCGCGGCCATTCAGGAACGTATCGACAAACTCGACGGGCATTATCAACGCGATCGACAATGCACCCTGACGATTGCGCCCATGCAGGATGCGCTCAATGACGTACTGAGCGCCTCGCCAGGGCTGTGGCGCCAGTCGGCCTTATTGCGTGACTACCGCTGGATGCTTGAGGAATTTCGCGTGTCACTGTTTGCCCAGCGTTTGGGGACGTCTCAGCCGGTGTCCGAGAAGCGTTTAAAGCAACAGTGGCAGGCGGTGACTAAGGCGTTGGGCCTGCCACAGCGCTAA
- a CDS encoding MlaA family lipoprotein, producing the protein MSLPKRLVLLLCCCIPLLGQAAEEYGNDPRDPWEGFNRAVFEFNDVADRYVAAPVARTYKKVTPDLVDQGIENVFNNVGEVKNFANDLLQGKPGDALVDFSRFLINTTVGVLGIFDVAGKIGLERQSEDFGQTLAHWGVDSGPYLVLPFLGPSTVRDGPSRLADGYVSPLREVEPFTADLGLMLLDLVQTRAKLLGSEDLMSGDRYTFMKDAYMQRREFLINDGELQDSFGDEDFESFDF; encoded by the coding sequence ATGTCACTGCCTAAAAGGCTGGTACTTCTGCTGTGCTGCTGCATACCGTTATTGGGGCAGGCCGCTGAAGAGTACGGCAACGATCCCCGAGATCCCTGGGAAGGTTTCAATCGCGCTGTCTTTGAGTTCAATGACGTTGCCGATCGCTACGTGGCTGCGCCGGTTGCGCGCACCTACAAAAAAGTGACGCCAGACCTGGTCGATCAGGGTATCGAAAACGTGTTCAACAACGTCGGTGAGGTTAAAAACTTTGCCAACGACCTGTTGCAGGGTAAGCCGGGTGATGCTCTGGTTGATTTCAGCCGCTTTCTGATCAATACCACCGTCGGCGTGCTGGGAATTTTTGATGTGGCTGGGAAAATCGGACTTGAGCGACAGTCTGAGGATTTTGGTCAGACCCTGGCACACTGGGGGGTCGATTCTGGCCCTTATCTGGTCTTGCCCTTTCTAGGCCCTAGCACGGTTCGCGACGGTCCCTCCCGTCTGGCCGATGGCTATGTATCCCCCTTGCGTGAAGTCGAGCCCTTTACGGCTGACCTGGGGCTGATGTTGCTCGATCTGGTGCAAACCCGGGCCAAGCTCCTGGGTAGTGAAGACCTGATGAGCGGTGACCGATACACCTTCATGAAAGATGCCTACATGCAGCGGCGGGAGTTCCTGATCAACGACGGCGAGCTGCAAGACAGCTTTGGTGATGAAGACTTTGAGTCTTTTGATTTCTAA
- a CDS encoding PP2C family protein-serine/threonine phosphatase: MSRPLRHRLLLIQQADDIHQQLLGALEALQVEVLCVTDNRQALLAFREEDIDIVMIDIDLPGGRGIDLLDEMAADPRELPLIGVSRRNSLADVLAAVRHGATDYLLLPPESHDVIRHAMERAVERCELKRENLAYRQKLENANRELLESLTHLQQDQQAGKHVQQLLLPDTPKDIENYRFCHFILPSLYLSGDFVDYFLVGEDHAAFFVADVSGHGASSAFVTVFLKNLFARKRSDFLHRGSTAILSPAKMLAIANRELLEMGIGKHVTLCVGVVDLKCNQLCYSVAGHLPAPVLSVDGHATFLPDHDMPVGLFAEASFTDHMISFPPGAVLTLFSDGILEVLQRDSLAEKEQALLDLLSRGQCSSTELAESFGLTELKEAPDDIAILVVCRL; this comes from the coding sequence ATGAGCAGACCACTTCGCCATCGGCTGTTACTGATACAACAGGCCGATGATATTCACCAGCAGTTGCTGGGCGCCCTTGAGGCGCTGCAGGTAGAAGTGCTGTGTGTCACCGATAACCGGCAGGCCCTGTTAGCATTTCGCGAGGAAGATATCGATATCGTGATGATTGATATCGATTTGCCCGGCGGCCGCGGTATTGACCTGTTGGACGAGATGGCGGCGGACCCCCGTGAGCTTCCACTGATTGGCGTGTCCCGCCGTAACAGTCTTGCAGATGTTCTTGCGGCAGTTCGTCATGGCGCTACCGACTACCTGTTGTTGCCTCCCGAAAGCCACGATGTGATCCGGCATGCGATGGAGCGCGCGGTAGAGCGCTGTGAATTGAAACGCGAGAACCTCGCGTACCGGCAAAAGCTGGAAAACGCGAACCGCGAGTTGCTGGAAAGCCTTACCCACCTTCAGCAGGACCAGCAGGCCGGTAAGCATGTTCAGCAGTTACTGCTGCCCGATACCCCCAAAGACATCGAAAACTATCGCTTTTGCCACTTTATCCTGCCGTCGCTCTACCTGAGTGGCGACTTTGTGGATTATTTTCTGGTCGGCGAGGATCACGCGGCCTTTTTTGTTGCCGATGTATCCGGCCACGGTGCCAGTTCTGCGTTTGTGACGGTGTTTCTGAAAAACCTGTTTGCGCGCAAGCGCAGTGATTTTCTGCACCGGGGCTCAACGGCCATTCTGTCGCCGGCAAAAATGCTGGCGATAGCCAATCGCGAGCTGCTGGAAATGGGTATCGGCAAGCACGTGACCCTGTGTGTCGGCGTGGTCGACCTGAAGTGTAACCAGCTTTGTTACTCGGTAGCGGGCCATCTGCCGGCGCCGGTGCTGAGTGTCGATGGTCATGCCACCTTCCTGCCGGATCATGACATGCCGGTAGGGCTGTTTGCAGAGGCGAGCTTCACTGATCACATGATCAGCTTCCCGCCGGGTGCCGTGCTCACGCTGTTCTCTGATGGTATATTAGAGGTGTTGCAGCGAGACAGCCTGGCGGAAAAAGAGCAGGCCTTGCTGGACTTGCTCAGTCGTGGACAGTGCTCCTCGACCGAGTTGGCAGAGTCCTTTGGGCTGACGGAGTTGAAAGAAGCTCCCGATGATATTGCGATTTTAGTGGTTTGCAGGTTATAG
- a CDS encoding STAS domain-containing protein — translation MQPGKILVAEQDGAYVIKLIGDVRLTLCTTLDEFFDEMLGSCGFASVVVDLADASNIDSTTLGLLAKLAIKAKQRFAYVPVILSTNPDITRVLDSMGFDRVFQIREEPLLDDEDLGELPALPDSEDGVRKRVLEAHRILMGLNEGNRAKFRELVSLLEGQCY, via the coding sequence ATGCAGCCCGGAAAAATTCTGGTGGCCGAACAGGATGGCGCCTACGTCATCAAGTTGATTGGTGATGTGCGCCTGACGCTGTGCACAACACTGGACGAGTTCTTCGATGAAATGCTCGGCAGCTGTGGCTTTGCCAGCGTGGTGGTAGATCTTGCCGATGCCAGCAATATTGACAGCACCACGCTGGGGCTGTTGGCGAAGCTGGCGATAAAAGCCAAGCAGCGTTTCGCTTACGTTCCTGTCATCCTCTCCACCAACCCTGACATCACGCGTGTTCTCGACAGCATGGGCTTCGACCGGGTGTTTCAGATCCGTGAAGAGCCATTGCTCGATGATGAGGATTTGGGAGAACTGCCAGCCCTGCCGGACAGTGAAGACGGCGTGCGCAAGCGGGTCTTGGAAGCCCACCGTATCCTGATGGGCCTGAACGAGGGGAACCGGGCTAAATTCCGCGAGCTGGTTTCTCTTCTTGAAGGGCAGTGTTACTGA
- a CDS encoding TerB family tellurite resistance protein: MFEFLKNLLSDDDPAKQDDNMSLQLAAASLLLEVSKSDYQQDDAELEKIRELMVNHFHLESGEIEAFMARTQEQGKDTTSLYPFTRYINDNCSNDEKFSLVKALWEVAAEDGRIDKYEEHVIRKIAELIYLPHREFIRAKLMVCDAMNISENNQ; the protein is encoded by the coding sequence ATGTTTGAGTTTCTGAAAAACCTGCTGAGCGACGACGACCCGGCAAAGCAGGACGACAATATGTCACTGCAACTGGCGGCGGCCTCGCTGCTGCTTGAGGTCAGCAAATCTGATTACCAGCAGGATGACGCTGAGCTGGAGAAAATTCGTGAGCTGATGGTGAACCATTTCCACCTGGAAAGCGGCGAGATCGAAGCCTTCATGGCCCGTACTCAGGAACAAGGCAAAGACACCACCTCACTGTACCCTTTCACGCGCTACATTAACGACAACTGCAGCAACGATGAGAAATTCAGTCTGGTCAAAGCCTTGTGGGAAGTCGCCGCAGAGGACGGCCGTATCGACAAATACGAAGAGCATGTGATTCGCAAAATTGCCGAACTGATCTATCTGCCCCACCGCGAATTCATCCGCGCCAAACTAATGGTGTGCGACGCCATGAATATCAGCGAAAACAACCAGTAA
- the tal gene encoding transaldolase, with amino-acid sequence MQSKLAQLRAMTDVVADTGDIEAIRRFTPRDATTNPSLILKAAQLPQYRELIDQVVAEELRSERHAIALKRACTRLAVAIGREITELVPGKVSTEVDARLSFDTRATIEEAHQIVALYEQAGVSRDKLLIKIASTWEGIQAAAELEKAGIECNLTLLFSLAQAAACAEAGATLISPFVGRILDWHVARGHSPASADEDPGVRSVSAIYAYYKQHSYKTIVMGASFRNIGEIEALAGCDRLTISPALLEELDADSGELPQRLSADADFPNLDKLDLNESAFRWAMNEDAMATEKLAEGIRAFAADQGKLETLLKEWGDV; translated from the coding sequence ATGCAAAGCAAGTTAGCACAGCTCCGCGCCATGACCGACGTCGTGGCCGACACCGGTGACATTGAAGCGATTCGCCGCTTCACTCCCCGCGACGCCACCACCAACCCCTCACTGATTCTGAAAGCCGCTCAACTGCCCCAGTATCGCGAACTGATCGACCAAGTGGTCGCTGAAGAATTGCGCAGTGAGCGCCATGCCATCGCCCTGAAACGCGCCTGTACCCGCCTAGCGGTAGCCATTGGCCGCGAAATTACCGAACTGGTGCCGGGCAAGGTATCCACCGAAGTGGACGCTCGCCTGTCGTTCGATACCCGTGCAACCATAGAAGAAGCCCACCAGATTGTAGCGCTGTATGAACAGGCTGGCGTGTCCAGAGACAAGCTGCTGATCAAAATCGCCTCCACCTGGGAAGGTATTCAGGCCGCCGCTGAGCTGGAAAAAGCCGGCATTGAGTGCAATCTGACTTTGCTGTTCAGTCTTGCCCAGGCCGCCGCCTGTGCAGAGGCTGGCGCCACATTGATCTCACCCTTTGTCGGCCGAATTCTCGACTGGCATGTCGCACGCGGCCACAGTCCCGCCAGCGCAGATGAGGATCCCGGCGTACGCTCAGTTTCGGCTATCTATGCCTATTACAAGCAACACAGTTACAAAACCATTGTCATGGGTGCCAGCTTCCGGAATATCGGCGAAATTGAAGCACTGGCAGGCTGCGACCGGCTGACGATCAGTCCGGCACTGCTGGAAGAACTGGATGCAGATAGCGGTGAATTGCCACAGCGACTCTCCGCCGACGCGGATTTCCCAAACCTCGACAAGCTGGATCTGAACGAATCCGCGTTTCGCTGGGCGATGAACGAAGATGCGATGGCAACAGAAAAGCTGGCTGAAGGCATCCGCGCCTTTGCCGCCGATCAGGGAAAACTGGAAACCCTGCTGAAGGAATGGGGCGATGTTTGA